Proteins from a genomic interval of Balaenoptera musculus isolate JJ_BM4_2016_0621 chromosome 16, mBalMus1.pri.v3, whole genome shotgun sequence:
- the LOC118882677 gene encoding zinc finger protein 33B isoform X3: MLENYSNLVSVGYCVTKPEVIFRLEQGEEPWVLEEEFPRQSFAEVWKTDHMKERSQENQPKHVWEVVFINNKMLTKEQGNVIGKPLNLDTDSFPSRKILCGCDSCGMNFNYVSELVINKKNYLGKKTDEFNACGKLLLNIKHEKTHTREKSEFFKNGKTVSHNEDPIQLEKIQTLEQNFEYSIYRETFLEKAVLYTHKREITEGNDCEYEEYGRRFCDNSSFLFHQITPPKENHYELSDCGKSLCVKSTLLKHHGAHLKYYECDESGNNFRRKLYLSQLQKPHTGEKHFECNECGKAFWEKSHLTRHQRIHTGEKRFQCNECGKTFWEKSNLTKHQRSHTGEKPYECSACGKAFSHKSALTLHQRTHTGEKPYQCNACGKTFYQKSDLTKHQRTHTGLKPYECYECGKSFCMNSHLTVHQRTHTGEKPFECPECGKCFCQKSHLTQHQRTHLGDKPYECSACGKTFYHKSVLTRHQIIHTGLKPYECYECGKTFCLKSDLTVHQRTHTGEKPFACPECGKFFSHKSTLSQHYRTHTGEKPYECHECGKIFYNKSYLTKHNRTHTGEKPYECGECGKTFCQKSQLTQHQRIHIGEKPYACSECGKAFCHKSALIVHQRTHTEEKPYKCNECGKSFCVKSGLILHQRKHTGEKPYECNECGKSFSHKSSLTVHNRAHTGEKSCQCNECGKVFYRKSDLAKHQRSHTGEKPYECNTCGKTFSQKSNLIVHQRTHTGEKSYD; the protein is encoded by the coding sequence aagTCTGGAAGACGGATCACATGAAAGAAAGGAGCCAAGAAAACCAGCCTAAACATGTGTGGGAAGTTGTATTCATCAATAACAAAATGCTGACTAAAGAACAAGGTAATGTAATAGGAAAACCACTTAACTTGGACAcagattcttttccttccagaaaaatacTCTGTGGGTGTGACTCATGTGGAATGAACTTCAACTATGTTTCAGAATTGGTTATCAATAAGAAAAACTATTTAGGAAAAAAGACTGATGAATTTAATGCCTGTGGAAAATTGCTACTCAATATTAAACATGAGAAAACTCACACTAGagaaaaaagtgaattttttaaaaacgggAAAACGGTCAGTCATAATGAGGATCCTATTCAGCTTGAGAAGATTCAAACTTTAGAGCAAAATTTTGAATATAGCATATATCGAGAAACCTTCCTTGAAAAGGCAGTATTGTATACACACAAAAGAGAGATCACTGAAGGGAATGACTGTGAATATGAGGAATATGGGAGAAGGTTCTGTGATAACTCATCCTTCTTGTTCCATCAGATAACTCCCCCAAAGGAAAATCACTATGAACTTAGTGATTGTGGGAAATCCTTATGTGTGAAGTCCACCCTTTTGAAACATCATGGGGCACATTTGAAATACTATGAATGTGATGAAAGTGGGAATAATTTCAGGAGGAAGTTGTACCTCTCACAGCTTCAGAAAcctcatacaggagagaaacacttcgaatgtaatgaatgtgggaaagcttttTGGGAGAAGTCACACCTCACTCGACATCAGAGGatacacacaggagagaaacgctttcaatgtaatgaatgtggaaaaacTTTCTGGGAGAAGTCAAACCTCACTAAACATCAGAGAtcacacacaggggagaaaccctatgaatgcagtgcatgtgggaaagccttcagccaCAAGTCAGCCCTCACGTTACACCAGAGAACACATACGGGGGAGAAACCCTATCAGTGTAACGCATGTGGGAAAACTTTTTACCAGAAGTCAGACCTCACTAAACATCAGAGAACACACACAGGACTGAAACCCTATGAATGTTatgaatgtgggaaatccttcTGTATGAATTCACACCTTACAGTACATCAGAGAACTCATACCGGTGAGAAACCCTTTGAGTGTCCTGAGTGTGGGAAATGTTTCTGTCAGAAGTCACATCTTACACAACATCAGAGAACTCACTTAGGAGATAAACCCTATGAATGCAGTGCATGTGGGAAAACTTTCTACCACAAGTCAGTACTCACCAGGCATCAGATAATTCATACAGGGTTGAAACCTTACGAATGTTAcgaatgtgggaaaaccttctgCTTGAAGTCTGACCTTACGGTacatcagagaactcacacaggggagaaaccctTTGCATGCCCTGAATGTGggaaatttttcagccataaGTCAACCCTGTCTCAACACTACAGAACCCAtacaggggagaaaccctatgaatgtcaTGAATGTGGAAAAATCTTCTATAATAAATCATACCTAACTAAACATAACAGAACACAtacaggggagaaaccctatgagtgcggtgaatgtgggaaaaccttctgCCAGAAATCACAGCTCACTCAGCACCAGAGAATTCACATAGGGGAGAAACCCTATGCATGTAGTGAATGTGGAAAGGCTTTCTGCCATAAGTCAGCTCTAATCGTACATCAGAGAACACATACAGAAGAAAAGCCctataaatgtaatgaatgtggaaaatctTTTTGTGTGAAATCAGGACTTATTTTGCATCAGAGAAAACACACAGGGGAAAAGCcttatgaatgtaatgaatgtgggaaatccttcAGTCACAAATCATCCCTCACGGTGCATAACAGGGCTCACACAGGGGAGAAATCTTGtcaatgtaatgaatgtgggaaagttTTTTACCGTAAATCAGACCTTGCTAAACATCAGAGAtcacacacaggggagaagccctatgaatgtaACACATGTGGGAAAACGTTCTCTCAGAAGTCAAACCTCATTGTACATCAGAGAACacacacaggagaaaaatcttaTGATTGA